Within the Solibacillus silvestris genome, the region AAATCTATATTAAAAATTTATATAATAACTTTCTGTCACCTATAATGTTTACGTAGGTCTAAATAATAGTATAAAATGAAATGTCGAAAAATATTTGAACTAATATATAGTTAACTGTTATTTTTTAAACATAAAAATAGTTCCTTGTGACTATTCGAAAGGGACTAAAGTCGATAGACACTAAGGTTTAATATAATTACAATTGTATTATTAAGTTTCTGTGCGCAAATTTTAGCGAAATATGAATGAGGTGAGAAATTTGGATTTATTTGGCGGGACGATAAGTAGCCTGGAAAAGGGACTTTCCTATGCAACATTGAAAAATAAAGCAATTACACAAAATATAGCGAATGTTGACACACCAAACTATAAAACAAAAGAAGTAAGCTTCAAAGACGTATTAAATGATGCAAAGCAAGCCACGATTCCTGCGTATCGCACAGATGCGAGGCATTTTGATTTTAAAATTAATATTGGAAGCAGCGGTGTGTATTCAAATGAAAACTTCCGCAGCAGAGCAAATGGAAATGCTGTAAACATGGATGCTGAACAAGCAAAGCTGGCTGAAAACACCATCTACTATAATGCGCTTATAGATCGTGTCAGCAGTAAATTTTCAACATTGAATAATGTTGTTAAAGGAGGAAGATAGCGATGTCGATTTTTCATAGTATGAATACGACAGCTTCTGCATTAACGACACAGCGATTACGAATGGATGTAATTTCCTCCAACATTGCCAATGTCGATACAACGCGAGCGAAGCAAGTAAATGGAGAATGGGAGCCATACCGGAAAAAATCTGTCACATTAAAAGAGCAGGAAGGCCAATTTTCTAACTTTTTAAATATGGCAATCGGAAAAACGAAAAAAAACGGTGTCGGTAACGGTGTTAAAGTAAGTTCTATTAAAGAAGATACGGAAACCCCTTTTAAATTGATGTATGATCCATCACATCCCGATGCGAATGCAGAAGGGTATGTCCAAATGTCGAATGTTGACGTATTAAAAGAAATGGTTGATCTGATTTCGGCGAGCCGCTCTTATGAAGCCAATATTACTGCTTTTAATGCAAATAAGAACATGTTGACAAAAGCATTAGAAATCGGGAAAGGGTGATATTTAAATGGCAATTAATCCAATATCGTTCATGTCTCCTGCACAATCTGTGAATGAAGTAAATGTTCAGAATCAACTGACTCCTGCAAATGCCCAACAGCAATTTGCGGATACATTAAAAGAAGCGATTGCAAGTGTCACTGAACATCAAAAAACATCGGATACAATGACTCAAAAATTAATTAACGGTGGAGATGTTGATTTATTTGAAGTGATGATTGCTGCACAAAAAGCAAGTGTTACTTTAAACACAACAATTGAAGTTCGTAATAAAGCTGTGGAAGCTTATCAAGAAATTATGCGTATGAGTGTGTAATGATTTGAAAAACGACTGACGAATTGTTGGGCATTCACTTTAAGCGGAGGATTCATAATGAATGAACGACTTACAAAAATTAAAAGCGACTCAACCGGTTTCTGGCAAAGTCGTACAAAAAATCAAAAAGGCGCACTAATCGGGGCGTTTGTTGCTGTCATTGCGATTGCAGCTGCAATTACGTATTTCTCAACACGTACGACAATGGCTCAGTTATTTCCTGAGATGTCTCAAGCTGAAGTAGGAAGAATTACGGAAGTTCTTGCTTCACAAGGTGTCAAGTACGAAGTGACAAATGGCGGGACAGTAATTTTAGTACCGGAAAATCAAGTACAGGACTTACAAGTGTCATTAGCAGCCCAGGGTTATCCTGATTCTGGGGAAATTGACACGTCTTTTTTTACTTCTAACGCAGGCTTTGGGATGACAGACAATGAATTTAACGTAATTAAACAAGCGACGATCGAAACGGATCTGGCTAATTTAGTTCGGAAATTCGAAGGAGTAAAAGATGCAAGTGTCATGATTACTTTACCTGAAGAAGGTGTCTTTCTTAAAGATGCCAAAGGTGAAGCACAGGCTGCAATTGTATTGGATACAGCACCTGGACATAAGTTCTCAGACGACCAAATTAAAGGGTTATTTAATTTAGTATCGATGAGTATACCGAATTTACCTAAAGAAAATATCACGATCATGAATCAGTATTCTGAATATTATGATCTGGCTTCAGCAGAAAATGGAGACGGCGGAATCGATTCAGTTACTGGACAAATGGAAGTGAAAAAAACAATTGAGCGTGATTTGCAGCGCCAAGTGCAGCAAATGCTCGGTACGTTAATCGGTCCGGATAAAGTTGTAGTAAATGTATCGGCCGATATTGACTTTAAAAAAGAAAATCGCGAAGAAAACCTGGTCCGACCTGTTGATGAGGAGAATATGGAGGGTATTGAAATAAGTGCCCAACGTATTACAGAAACTTACTCGGGCGGTGCTGCTGGAGCTGCAGAAGGTACGACTGAAGCAGGAAGTGTAACAGATAACTTTGTGGATTATGTAGAAGGAACAAACGGTGACGGCGATTATGAACGAGTAGAAGAGACAATTAACAATGATGTTAACCGCATTCGCCGTGAGATACAGGAAAGTCCTTACAAAATTCGTAATTTGGGTATTCAAGTAATGGTAGACCCTCCAAATACAGAAGAGGGGTTCGATCAAGGTGTTCGAACAGATATTGAACAAATTTTATCGACAATAGTCCGTACTTCGATTGATCAAGAAGCTGCCGGTAATCTGACAGACGAAGATATTGCAAATCGCATTGTCGTATCTGTACAGCAATTCCAAGGAAATGATACAGCGGAAGATCAGCCGCAGTCAGTTATTCCATGGTGGGTATGGGTAATTGGCGGTATATTAGTTGTTGCAATTATATTATTGGTTATTAATGTTCTGCGTGCACGTCGACGTAAACAAGATGAAGAAGAGCTGGAAATTTTAGAACAGCAACAGCAATTAATCGAAATAGAAGATATTTCCGAAGAAAAAGAAACTGAAGCGACTGTACGCCGTAAGCAATTAGAGAAAATGGCTAAAGATAAGCCTGAAGATTTTGCGAAACTATTGCGTAGCTGGATTGCTGAAGACTAATAGGAGGTTCCGCTGTGTCCAAGAAAGATAAAGACCTATCAGGAAAGCAAAAGGCTGCTTTACTGTTAATTTCTCTAGGACCGGAAGTTTCGGCTTCTGTATATAAGCATTTAAGTGAAGAGGAAATTGAACGTCTGACACTGGAAATTTCAGGTGTTAAAAGAGTGGAATCGACTGTCAAAGAAGAAATTATAGAAGAATTTCATCAAATTGCACTCGCGCAGGATTATATTACGCAGGGCGGTATAGGGTATGCGAAGACGGTACTGGAAAAAGCATTAGGTGCTGAACAGGCACAGGCGATACTGAATCGTTTAACTTCTTCATTACAAGTAAGACCATTTGATTTTGCCAGAAAAGCAGATCCGGCACAAATATTCAATTTTATCCAAAATGAACATCCCCAAACAATTGCCCTTATTCTATCTTATTTAGAACCAGGGCAAGCGGGAGTTATTCTTTCTTCGTTACCACAGGAAGTACAAGCGGATATTGCAAAGCGTATTGCAATTATGGAATCGACGTCTCCGGAAGTCATTAGTGAAATTGAATCCGTATTAGAGCGAAAACTATCATCTACGGTTACGCAGGATTACACAGAAACAGGCGGTGTAGATGCGGTCGTGGAAGTATTGAATGGTGTGGACCGTCAAACTGAGAAAACGATTCTTGATGCACTTGAAATTCAAGATCCGGAACTAGCCGAAGAAATTAAAAAGCGCATGTTTGTGTTTGAAGATATCGTTACACTCGATAATCGTTCAATCCAGCGTGTTATTCGTGACTGTGAAAACGAAGACTTATTATTATCGATGAAAGTTTCGTCAGAAGAAGTAAAAGAGATTATTTTCCGCAATATGTCCCAACGTATGGCGGACACATTCCGTGAAGAAATGGATATTATGGGACCAGTTCGCTTGCGTGATGTAGAAGAAGCACAGTCCCGAATTGTAGCAGTTATCCGACGTTTAGAAGATGCAGGTGAAATTATAATTGCACGTGGCGGAGGAGATGATGTAATTGTCTAAAATCATCCGTTCAACAAATGCACAGCAACCCGAAGATTCATCAATAGTTGAAATTAAACTTCAAAATTTCTTCGAGCCGATTCATTATGGGGAAACGGAAGATGAACGTATAGAGGAATTGTCACAACAAAAAACAATAGACATTGAAGCTGAACGTCAGCAAATGCTGGAACAGGCAAATGATGAAATCGAACAGCAAAAAGCCCAATTTGAGCAATATCGAAAAGAGCAGCTTGCGGAAATTGAAGCGTTAAAGCAATCGTGGGAAGAAGAAAAAGTCATTCTTCAGCAGGAAGCTTATGAAGGCGGTTTTGCGCAAGGGTATGAGGATGGCGTACAAAAGGCAAATGCAACGATGCAACAGTCGTTACAAACGGCAAATGAGACGATGGCAAATGCACAAAAAAATGCAGCTTCCTATATTGAGTCACAGGAGGCAGTCCTTTTGGAACTGGCATTAACAGCTGCAGAACGCATCATTCATACAACACTTGACCGTGACGATGAAATATTCGTTTCCATTGTACGACGTGGTTTAAAAGAAGCACGTGAAATGAAGGAAATTAAATTATATGTTTCGCCAAAATATCATCCGATTGTAACAGAGCAACAAAAGGAATTAGCGGAAATGTTTCCTGTAAATGTTCCGTTTATGGTATTTGTCAATGAAGATTTACTAGATTCGGAAAGTTATATCGAAACAAATCATGGACGCATCGTCGTTTCAATAGATGAACAGTTGCAGGAGCTTCGCAGACAGTTATACGAACTAATCGAAAGTAAGGAATGATAAGGATGAAAATGGCTCAATTAGTTGAACAAATTCCTAATCTTAATACATTTAAAAAGTATGGTAGAGTGACGAGAGTTGTCGGCTTGATGATTGAGTCCCAAGGTCCTGAAAGTTCCATCGGTGACGTATGTAAAATCCATATTCAAACATCGAAAAATGGTCCGCAAGTTATGCTGGCGGAGGTAGTAGGTTTTAAAGATGAGATTGTGATTTTAATGCCATACTCTTCGCTGAAGGAAATTTCGATTGGCTGTCTTGTAGAGGGGACAGGTTCACCGCTGGAAGTGAAAGTAGGTCCTGAACTGATTGGGAAAGTTCTTGATGCGATGGGTAACCCGTTTGATGGACAACCATTGCCAAAAGGATTAATGACAGTACCAACGGAAAAAGAGCCGCCAAATCCTTTAAGTCGTCCGCCGATTAACGAACAGTTAGAGGTCGGGGTAAAGGCGATTGACGGAATGCTTACAGTTGGCAGCGGTCAGCGTGTAGGTATATTTGCAGGATCGGGCGTCGGAAAAAGTACATTGCTAGGTATGATTGCCCGAAACACGGAAGCAGATATCAATGTCATTGCGCTTGTAGGAGAACGTGGACGTGAAGTACGGGAGTTTATCGAACGGGATTTAGGTCCAGAAGGGTTACAAAGGTCGGTTGTTGTAGCTGCTACCAGTGATCAGCCCGCATTAATGCGGATTAAAGCTGCATTTACCGCCACAGCCATTGCAGAATATTTTAGGGATCGCGGAAAGAACGTCATGTTAATGATGGATTCCGTAACACGTGTTGCGATGGCACAGCGCGAAATTGGACTGGCAATCGGTGAACCGCCTGCTACAAGAGGTTATACACCATCTGTTTTTGCAATATTACCAACATTATTGGAACGGTCAGGTACGAATATAAATGGGACAATTACCGCATTTTATACAGTACTAGTTGACGGTGATGATATGAATGAACCAATTGCAGATGCGGTCCGGGGGATTTTGGACGGTCATATTGTACTGGACCGGAATCTTGCCAATAAAGGCCAGTATCCTGCGATTAACGTATTAAAAAGTGTAAGTCGTTTAATGAATCATATTGCACAGCCTGAACATGTGCGTGCAGCGAGCCGATTGCGGGAATTATACTACAGCTATTCAAAATCGGAGGACCTCATCAATATCGGGGCCTATAAGCGCGGCACATCAAAAGAAATCGACGAAGCAATTATGTATGAGCCGCTCATTACGGAATTTTTAAAGCAAGGGTATAAAGATAAAATTTCGATCGATCAAACAGTCAATGAAATTATCGCATTATCGAATGGTGGTGCCCGTTAACTATGAAATACAATTATCGTTTTGAAAAAATTCTTGTTGTAAAAGATCAGGAAAAAACGGAATCGGAACTGGCTTTTAAAGAATCCGTGCAAGTGTTTGAGGAAATTGCTACAAAGCTGTATGACCTGTTAAAGAAAAAAGAAGATTTAATCGAATATCAGCAGGAACGGTTAAAAATAGGATCATCGATTGATGAAATTAACCATTATTCGAAATTTATCGATAGTATGGAAAAAACAATCGAGGATGCACAGCAAAAAGTAATACAGGCACGGGCAAAAATGAATTGGCATGAGCAAAAATTATTGGAAAAAAGTTTGGAAGTACGCAAATATGAAAAAATGCGTGAAAGAGATCATGAAAGATTTATAGAAGATCAACTTCATATAGAAGCAATACAGCTGGATGAGCTTTCAACAATTGCGTATTACAAGAAGGAAATCAGGTGATTCCGTGGCAAAAAAAATAAAAAATACGATGGAACAAGTGGAAGAAATGGAGTTGGAAAGCCAATCTCCAGGTTTTTTCAAAAAGTTTTTCTACCTATTTTTAATCCCGTTCATGTTTCTCATCGCAATTTTATTGATTATTTCAACTATGACGGAATATAACGTGTTTAAAATAGCGGATGAGGCAATTGAGAAAATCCCCTTTATCAGCTCGGATGAAAAAGATGGAGTAGTAGAAAACAGCTCACTAAATGAACAAAAAGTAGTAGAGCTGCAAGCGGAAATTCAAGAGAAGGAAGCGCAAATTTCCCAGCTGCAAACACAAATTGACGCATCAGCGACTGAAAAGGAAGAGCTTTTAATCGAACAGGAGCGATTGCTGTTTGAAATTGAAAAACTTCAGCGCGATCAGGAAGAGACGAAAAAAGAATTCAAAGAGATTCTGTCTACTTTCGAAAAAATGTCTGCTAGAAAAGCAGCTCCTATACTTGTTGAAATGAGTGATACAGAAAGCGTGCGTATTCTGTCGGAGATGAAACCCGATACATTATCAGCTATTTTCGCAAAAATGGAGCCGGCAGATGCTGCCCGCTATACAGAGCTTTTATCACAGCAATAGTCCTTGAATGAAGGGAGGTGTAGTAAATGAATATCGCAATGTTACAAACAGTAAAAATGCCGAAGCAAGATTTCCAGCCAAACATAGTGAAATCAGAAAAGCCGGATTCAAAAGCATTTGGAAGTGTGTTTAATTCGATGATTACAAAGTCATCTGCTCCAACTGCCAAGCAACCGGAAATGGCAAAACCGCCGCTAGCTGAAAGTATTTCCGGAATTTTAGAAGAGGACTCACTGGAAAGTTTACTTGAACAATTAGGTGTTGAAATGGATGAGACGGGATTATTTGCATTAGTAGGTGAAGAAAGTACACCAATCGCATTGGACGAACTAATGACTTTAGATAACTTAACGGAGCTTTTAGGAATAACAAAAGCGGAATTGAGTCAAATTATTGAACAGTTATTAGGCGATGCAAAGCAAGAAATTACGGATATTTGGTCTCTTATCGAGCAGGCACCGAATATTTTAAATGAAGTATTGGCAGCTGTGCAGAAGCCTGAACAAAACAATGTGCAACCAAAAGAATTGCAGCAAATTGTTCAGCTGTTAAAGTTAGCTCAATTGGCCGGAAGTAAAGTCGATACTGTCTATCAACAGGAAATCCAATTAGCCAGTTTAAAAGATGCATTACTGGCATTGGCAAATGAAGCTCAGAAATCAGCAGGGACAGAGCAGAGTACTGTAAAAACTACAACTTTCCAACAAGTAGTACAGCAAGGTCAACAGTCTTCACTAAACCAGCAGACGACCGTAAAAGTTGAAACGGATACGCAAACAGCCGGTCATATACAGCAGCAAGTGACACAGACAAAAACCGTGACTGTTACATTACCCGCTGAAAAGCCGGCACAGTCGGATGCATTAATAAAAGAAATTCAAAACTTGATCAATCGCAGCCAGCTTTCAGGACAGCCAGGTAATATGAAATTATTCCTGAAACTGTTTCCGGAAAACCTCGGTCAAATTCGCATTGAACTAGTTCAAAAAGATGGAGTTATGACTGCCCGATTATTGGCAACGACAGCGATGGGGAAAGAATTACTGGAAAATAATATTAACCAGTTAAAAGCCGGTTTCGTCGCTCAGAATATTCAAATGGAACGAATCGATGTTGCACAGTCTTTACAGGATGCCGATCGAAATGCGCGTGATCAAAACTTCTTTAATAATTTCTTCCGTCAAAAAGATGAAGAAAAACAAGAAAATAATGAAGATACCCTAGATGAAGAAAGTCTATCGTTTAAAGATCTATTAAGTGAGGAGGTAGAATAAGTGGCAAACCCAATTTCAAATGATTATTATTTACCGGCAAATAATGCAAATTTCAAAGTAACGGATAAACAGGATAACGGGGCGCTCGGAAAAGATGCGTTTCTAAAAATATTAATTACCCAATTGCAAAATCAGGATCCAACAAGCCCAATGGATGACAAAGAATTCATTTCTCAGATGGCACAATTTTCATCGCTGGAACAAATGCAGAATATGACAAAAGCGATGGAGAATTTACTTCAATCACAGCAACAGTCACAATTGATGAGTTATACAACATTTGTAGGCAAAGAAGTGAAGTGGCATGAGATTACAGATAAAGTGGATGCAGATAATAAGCCGATCTACAACGAAGGAACAGACACTATTAAGGAATTGAAATTTGTTGATGGTGAGGCCGTGTTTGTACTGGCTGATGGCAAGGAAATTAAACCAGGCAATATTTCATCGATTCTTGGTAGTACGAGTGAGACACAGCCTTCAGTTCCAACAGGAAATCCATTAGCAGAAGCAAGCAAGCTGATCGGACAGACCATTCAATATAAAAATGGAGATCAGGTCGTTGAGGCGATCATTGAAGCAATTAAAACAAATAATGTGAATATCGAATACATTTTAAATGATGGTTCCCGTTTGACGAAAGACCAATTTACGGTAAGTTCTCAAACAGCCCAAAATGAAAATGTAACAGAATAAGGGGTGGGGCTGATGAATCGAGTCAATGTTCAACATATCCCATACCATCCACCGATTAAGCCATTAGTAAAGCAAAATACAGACCAAGTTTCAAAGCAGTCCTTTATGGATCATTTAAAACAGGCGACCGGTGAAGAATTAAAAATAAGCAAGCATGCTTCAGAACGATTGAATGAACGAAATATTTCTATAACTGATCGTGAATGGCAGCAAATTTCAGAAAAAGTATTTGAGGCAAAAAATAAAGGTGTGAAGCAGCCATTAGTCCTGTTAGATCAGGCAGCATTAATTGTAAGTGCAAAAAATGCGACGGTTATTACGGCATTGGATCGAAATGAAGCAAAACAGCAACTCTTTACCAATATTGATGGAACAATCCTTTTATAGGCCGGACCTTCAGAAGTAAGGAAGCCTACAGTCGTTGAATGATTGAGACGGCTTAACTAAAAAACAGATGTGAAAAACGAAGGGAGAACGACATTTTATGTTACGTTCAATGTATTCAGGTATATCAGGTTTAAAAAACTTCCAGACAAAATTAGACGTGATTGGGAATAACATCGCAAACGTTAATACGTACGGGTATAAGAAAGAGCGTACTATTTTTAAAGATTTAATTTCGCAAACACAATCAGGTGCTTCTGGTCCATCAGCAACTCGTGGTGGAGTAAATGCAATTCAAGTAGGCTTAGGATCTCAGTTAGCTGCAATTGATACTATTCATAATGCAGGGTCTATGCAAACTACTGGCCGAACATTGGATTTAGCGATTTCGGGAGATGGGTTCTTTATGGTGGCAGATTCTGTAGAAATGACTCCTGGAGTAGATGGAGAAATCGATGAAATTACAGGTTTGACAAACACAGCCTATACACGTGCCGGGAATTTTTATATGGATAAAAATGGTTATTTAGTCAATGGTGATGGAAAATATTTGGTAGGATTTGCGAATGAAAATATCGCTGAATACGATTCTATTGATGATCCGGAAGGGTGGCTCTCTAACTTTGATGATGAAAAGGCTGCAACAGTCGGTGATATTGAAGCAGGTGCAAACCTATTAGAAGCGGGTGCTTTACCAGATGGTACAAATCCTATCCGAATACCAACTACAGCTCAATCTATGAGTATTTCTCAAGATGGGACAATTTCATTTGTGGATGCTGCTGGTAAATTACAATATGCCGGCACCTTGATTTTATCTAAATTCCCTAATGCTAGTGGTTTAGAGAAAACTGGGTCAAACTACTTCCAAGTTACGCAAAACTCTGGAGAAGCTTATGCACATTTTGGTACAGTGGATGGCCTAGGTTCAATTAACTCAGGCTTCATGGAAATGTCCAACGTGGATCTTTCTGAAGAATTCACAGAGATGATTGTTGCACAGCGTGGGTTCCAGGCAAACTCTCGTATTATAACAACGTCAGATGAAATTTTACAAGAGTTAGTTAACTTAAAACGATAGTTTAAGTTCATTAGAAATTCATTGAAAAATTCATTATAGAAGGGGGGCGGGCCGGCTCTCAAGTCAGGTCCGGCCCTATTTCAATGATCGAGGTGACTCGCCTTAACGGTAAAGCATTTACTTTAAATGCTTTATACATAGAAACAGTTGAAGCATTTCCGGACACCCAAATTACGCTGACGACTGGACGTAAATTCATTGTGTTAGAGACTGAAGAACAGGTGCGGCAAAAGGTGAAGACATTCTATCAGCATGTCCAAGTATTATCTAACCCGCATCTTAGAGGTGAAGAAGATGAAGAATAATAAATTACTGACAATTATGCTAATTATATTAGTGACGATTACATTATTCGGTGTTATTGTCGTTGTGTTATTGACACAGCTCAACAAAGAGAAGCCGGATGGTCCAACGATTGATGAAATCATCGAGTCATCGGTAGACATTCCTGAGATTACGACGAACTTAGCAGATGGAAGCTTTGTCCGAATTACATTGAAAATTCAGGCATCAGATAAAAAGGCTGGTGAAGAGTTGTTTAAACGAGATTTCCAAGTGAAAAATATCGTAATTCAGGAACTTTCTGAAATGGAAGAAGAAGCTTTAGAAGGTAAGCAAGGGAAAATTACATTCCAAGATGCAATTAAATCTCAATTGAATGAGTTAATGCAAGAAGGGGAAGTTACGCAAGTGTATATTACTTCATACGTACTTCAGTAATCAGTACTACACAATTTTAATTTTTGAAATGGAGGTGGGCAAATGGCAGGAGATATAATGTCGCAATCCGAAATCGATGCGCTCTTATCAGCGATATCGACCGGAGAGATGTCTGCAGAAGACATTAAAAAAGAAGATGAGACACGAAAAGTAAAAGTATATGACTTTAAGCGGGCTCTGCGCTTCTCAAAAGACCAAATCCGAAGTTTGACCCGTATACATGAAAACTTTGCGCGACTGTTAACAACTTTCTTTTCTGCACAGTTAAGAAGCTATGTCCAAATTACAGTTGCATCTGTTGACCAAATTCCGTTTGAAGAATTTGTTCGTTCCATCCCAAACATGACATTGATCAATGTATTTGAGGTTCCGCCTTTGGATGGCAATATTTTAATGGAGATTAACCCGAACATCGCCTATTCGATGCTAGACCGCTTGATGGGCGGAGCAGGGGGAAGTCATAGCAATGTTGATAATTTAACTGAAATCGAAACGAAAATCATGACGAATTTATTTGAGCGTTCTTTTGATAATTTGCGTGAAGCATGGGAAAATGTTGCGGAAATCGATCCGATGCTTGTGGAATTGGAAGTAAATCCACAGTTTTTACAGATGATTTCTCCAAATGAGACCGTTGTTGTCATTTCATTTAATACAATCATCGGAGATACGACAGGGATGATCAATATTTGTATCCCGCATGTTGTATTAGAGCCGATCGTTCCAAATTTATCTGTTCGCTACTGGATGCAGACGAATACGAAGGAAATTTCACCGGAACAAACGAAAATGCTTGAAACTCGTGTGAAACAAGCTAAATTACCCGTAATTGCAGAGTTAGGAACGACGGATATTACGATTGAAGATTTCCTGACAATGGCTGTCGGTGATGTCATTCCGTTAAATCAAAAAATTGAAAATCCGTTAACACTAAAAGTCGGCAGTTTACCGAAATTTACTGTTCAGCCAGGGAAATTGAATAATAAAATGGCTGTTCAAATTATCGACCCTTTGAAAGGAGGAGACGAAGATGAGTGATGAAATGCTCTCCCAAGAAGAAATTGAGGCTCTATTAAGGGGCGAAACGCTGGAGGATTTTTCTGCAAATACAGCAAGTCCGCAAGAAGAAATTAAAGTTGAGGATCACTTAACTCCAATAGAAATTGATGCATTAGGTGAGGTAGGGAATATCTCATTCGGCAGTTCGGCAACTGCATTATCTTCATTATTAGGTCAAAAAGTAGAAATTACAACGCCGAGTATTTCAATGATTAACCGCAATCATCTGGAACAAGAATTCCCTCATCCATATGTTGCAGTACAAGTAGAGTATACAACTGGATTATCAGGAATGAACCTGCTTGTCATCAAACAATCGGATGCTGCCATTATTGCAGACTTAATGCTAGGTGGCGATGGTATAAATCCAAGACCTGAATTAAGTGAAATCCAGTTAAGTGCTGTTCAAGAAGCAATGAATCAGATGATGGGTTCAGCTGCGACTTCTATGTCAACAGTATTTAACCAAAAGGTTGATATTTCACCGCCGACAATTGATTTACTGAACATTTCACAAAATGAAGGCACAGACACTATTCCAACAGATGAATTATTAGTGAAAATTTCATTCAGATTGCGTATCGGTGAATTGATCGATTCGAATTTAATGCAATTATTACCTTTAAAGTTTAGTAAAAAGATAGTAAAGTCATTAATGGGAGAAACTGATGAGCCTCTTACTGCAACAACAACAGTGGAGCCTCCGCCAGTTCAGCCGACACAACAGCAGCCAATGCAGCAGGCACAACAACCGACTGCACAGCAACCAATGTTTGAACAACCTGTTCAGCAGCCAATGTATGAGCAGCCAGTACAGCAGCCGGTCTATCAGCAGCCAATATATGAGCAACCGGTGCAACAGCAACCTGTTTATGAACAGCCGGTTTATCAGCAGCCCGCTTATACAGCACCACCGGCAAATGTACAGCAAGCTCAATTTGCGAGCTTCGAATCGGCAAATATTACACAGTCAGAAGCACGCAATTTAAATATGCTGCTTGATATTCCATTGCAAGTAACAGTTGAGCTGGGACGGACTAAACGTTCTGTAAA harbors:
- a CDS encoding flagellar motor switch phosphatase FliY, whose amino-acid sequence is MSDEMLSQEEIEALLRGETLEDFSANTASPQEEIKVEDHLTPIEIDALGEVGNISFGSSATALSSLLGQKVEITTPSISMINRNHLEQEFPHPYVAVQVEYTTGLSGMNLLVIKQSDAAIIADLMLGGDGINPRPELSEIQLSAVQEAMNQMMGSAATSMSTVFNQKVDISPPTIDLLNISQNEGTDTIPTDELLVKISFRLRIGELIDSNLMQLLPLKFSKKIVKSLMGETDEPLTATTTVEPPPVQPTQQQPMQQAQQPTAQQPMFEQPVQQPMYEQPVQQPVYQQPIYEQPVQQQPVYEQPVYQQPAYTAPPANVQQAQFASFESANITQSEARNLNMLLDIPLQVTVELGRTKRSVKEILELSSGSIIELDKLAGEPVDILVNSRLIAKGEVVVIDENFGVRITDILSQADRLNNIR